In one window of Planctomycetia bacterium DNA:
- a CDS encoding recombinase family protein codes for MNKSPKRIRCAIYTRKSTEEGLEQEFNSLDAQRESAEAFIKSQAHEGWVCLPAKYDDGGFTGGNMERPALRQL; via the coding sequence ATGAACAAATCTCCCAAACGAATCCGGTGCGCTATCTACACCCGCAAAAGTACTGAAGAAGGACTGGAGCAGGAGTTCAATAGCCTCGATGCCCAGCGGGAATCAGCTGAAGCCTTTATCAAATCTCAAGCGCATGAAGGATGGGTATGCCTGCCAGCCAAATATGACGATGGTGGCTTCACGGGTGGCAACATGGAACGCCCTGCCTTGCGGCAACT